One window from the genome of Canis lupus dingo isolate Sandy chromosome 15, ASM325472v2, whole genome shotgun sequence encodes:
- the NUDT4 gene encoding diphosphoinositol polyphosphate phosphohydrolase 2 isoform X3 — translation MEPEEEPGGAAVREVYEEAGVKGKLGRLLGIFEQNQDRKHRTYVYVLTVTEILEDWEDSVNIGRKREWFKVEDAIKVLQCHKPVHAEYLEKLKLGCSPTNGNSTVPSLPDNNTLFVTAAQTSGLPSSIR, via the exons ATGGAGCCAGAGGAGGAGCCCGGAGGCGCTGCCGTGAGGGAGGTTTATGAAGAG GCTGGAGTCAAAGGAAAATTAGGCAGACTCCTGGGCATATTTGAG cAGAACCAAGACCGAAAGCATAGAACATATGTTTATGTTCTTACTGTCACTGAAATATTAGAAGATTGGGAAGATTCTGTTAATATAG gaaggaagagagagtggTTCAAAGTAGAAGATGCCATCAAAGTTCTCCAGTGTCATAAGCCTGTACATGCAGAGTATCTGGAAAAACTAAAGCTGGGTTGTTCTCCAACCAATGGAAATTCCACAGTCCCTTCCCTTCCAGATAACAACACCTTGTTTGTAACTGCTGCACAGACCTCTGGGTTACCATCCAGTATAAGATAG
- the UBE2N gene encoding ubiquitin-conjugating enzyme E2 N produces the protein MAGLPRRIIKETQRLLAEPVPGIKAEPDESNARYFHVVIAGPQDSPFEGGTFKLELFLPEEYPMAAPKVRFMTKIYHPNVDKLGRICLDILKDKWSPALQIRTVLLSIQALLSAPNPDDPLANDVAEQWKTNEAQAIETARAWTRLYAMNNI, from the exons GAAACCCAGCGTTTGCTGGCAGAACCGGTTCCTGGCATTAAAGCAGAACCAGATGAGAGCAACGCCCGTTATTTTCATGTGGTCATTGCTGGCCCCCAGGATTCCCCCTTTGAGGGAGGGACTTTTAAACTTGAACTATTCCTTCCAGAAGAATACCCAATGGCAGCCCCTAAAGTACGTTTCATGACCAAAATTTATCATCCTAATGTAGACAAGTTGGGAAGAAtatgtttagatattttgaaaG ATAAGTGGTCCCCAGCACTGCAGATCCGCACAGTTCTGCTATCGATCCAGGCTTTGTTAAGTGCTCCCAATCCAGATGATCCGTTAGCAAATGATGTAGCGGAGCAGTGGAAGACCAACGAAGCCCAAGCCATAGAAACAG CTAGAGCATGGACTAGGCTATATGccatgaataatatttaa